The Pseudomonas hefeiensis genomic sequence GTACCTGGAAACCAGCCCGCAAGCCCGGCTGTTCCAGTGGTATCACGAGGCCCTGAACGCTTTCCTCAATACCTGCCCGACCGGTAACGCCTTGCAGCATCAGTTCGGCCCGCGCCTGCTGCCATTGCTGGAAGAAGCCGACGATGGCCAGTGGCAAGCGCTGATCGACGAAGCCCGCGCCGAACGCGAACGCCTGGAGGCCGAGCTGCACACCGGCCGCGACCGTCTGCTGGAGCTCAATTCCGGTGGTGCCGGTGAAGGCGATGCGCTGGTGGAGGCCATTCTCGAACAAGACGACCAGTTCGCCCTGCCGATCTACATGGAAACCCTGTTCGATGCGTTCGGCATCGACAGCGAGGACCATTCGGACAATGCGCTGATCCTCAAGCCGAGCGAAAAAATGCTCGACGCCAGCTTCCCGCTGGGCGACGACGAAGGCGTGACCATCACCTACGACCGCAACCAGGCGCTGTCGCGCGAAGACATGCAGTTCATCACCTGGGAACACCCGATGGTGCAAGGCGGCATGGACCTGGTGCTGTCCGGCTCCATGGGCAACACCGCTGTGGCGCTGATCAAGAACAAGGCCCTCAAACCCGGTACCGTGTTGCTGGAACTGCTCTATGTCAGTGAAGTGGTTGCCCCGCGCTCACTGCAATTGGGCCGTTACCTGCCGCCGGCCGCCCTGCGCTGCCTGTTGGACGCCAACGGCAACGACCTCGCGGCCCGTGTCTCGTTCGAGACCTTGAACGATCAATTGGAGAGCGTGCCCCGAGCCAGCGCCAACAAGTTCATCCAGGCCCAGCGTGACCAGCTCTCGCCACGGATCAACGCCGGCGAAGAGAAGATCGCCACGCGTCACGCCGAACGCGTGGCCGAAGCCCAGCGTCGCCTGGCCGCCGATACCGACGAAGAACTGGCGCGCCTGACCGCCCTGCAAGCGGTCAACCCGACCGTACGCGACAGCGAACTGGTGGCCCTGCGCCAACAGCGCGAGCAAGGTTTGGCGATGCTTGAGAAGGCAGCGCTGCGCCTGGAAGCCATTCGGGTGCTGGTGGCGGGCTGATTGCCGCAGCTACTCAACAAGAGGCCCGCAGCGATGCGGGCCTTTTTTTGTGCAAACTGCCAGACAAATACGTTCCCTTAACTGAGGGGCTTCAGCCTCATGGGCTGTAACACCCAAAATTCTGGAGGCGCCATGGCTCACAATGTGGGAGCGAGCCTGCTCGCGATGGCGGTGGCACATTAGACATTGATGCAAACTGACCCACTGCTCGCGACTACAGCTTTGTCACTGAGCCCGGCTGCCGAGTTGCTGCTGCAGGTTGCGGATCTGCGATTGCAGCGTGTTGATGTTGCGGGTGACCTGGCCGCGGAAGGCGTCGAACTCGGCGGTGCTGGTGCCACCGTTGTCCTGCTGGCTCTTGAGCACGATCATGTCCTGTTCCAGGCGGTCGATGGCAGAGTTGGAGGTGGCACGTTTCAGGGCGGTGATATCGGCCCCGATGCTCTTGAGCCGGGCATCGAGAGCACCATCCTCGCCCTGGTTTTTCAGGGCGGAAACTTCAGCCGCCAGCGCCTTGACCTGGTCCTGGAGCTCCTTGTTGGAAGCTTGCAACTGAGTGTTGGCGTTCTGCTGCTCAGTGGTCTGGGCAATGATCTGGGCCAGTTCCTTGTCCAGGTCGGCGGACGGACCGAACGCGACCATCTGTTGTTTGTACTGCTCCTGCAGCTTGCTGTCGAATTGCTTGCCCTGATCCTGAAGCTTTCCTTCCAGCTGTTTGATCTGCAACTTCAAGGCTTCGCTGTCGCTCATGACATTGGACTGACCGGCTACCACCTTGCCGG encodes the following:
- a CDS encoding ATPase is translated as MPMRNDANDDFDDVPSLRMRADIPDDDDFLPERERPPHVQARPAPVAAAKVKGPSTGPLWALVGALLCALAFLAWWSFQQISLMEQQLVATQESFARISEDAAGRLQDISGKVVAGQSNVMSDSEALKLQIKQLEGKLQDQGKQFDSKLQEQYKQQMVAFGPSADLDKELAQIIAQTTEQQNANTQLQASNKELQDQVKALAAEVSALKNQGEDGALDARLKSIGADITALKRATSNSAIDRLEQDMIVLKSQQDNGGTSTAEFDAFRGQVTRNINTLQSQIRNLQQQLGSRAQ